A genomic segment from Stenotrophomonas maltophilia encodes:
- a CDS encoding TonB-dependent receptor: MQTRHLTIAVAIALSAAASAHAATTADTGASTDAALSAQTLDTVSVIGQGETRQVQRITTVDKQVLPPGTSGQKILDRLPGVSVQSNDAFGANEESQTISLRGFDKSRLGYTLDGIPLGDNSYGNYNGLSISRAIIAENLAGAELSQGIGSLGVASTSNLGGTIQYFSMDPSTEFGGRASVTVGDNSQRRGYLRVDTGDINGFSAYVSGVHQDQDMWAAPYQNQTTRQFNAKAVWNVGDHRFGAFVATSRASQANYAYLSKDMLARGLGYDWNIYAPDWDRAVAAAYCAPGTYNKARCAFSGGVNSIDDAYYQSRALRDDNLYSVDADLRLGEQGRLKLLAYHHDNRGQGHWWAPGQPSYPGTDKMLPISIRSTNYTINRDGLTAALSWTVGIHELEAGLWYEQNDHNVSRNFYYISGPFLDDLYLKNPDRLLFNQDFDIRTRQFYVQDRMRFLDQRLTVDVGIKSPNTRMRATAQPGVETSIASGTLTAKESVLPQVGLGFKLNANNELFASYAENIAAFVGGGSGGPLQVSPESFAASAGLEPEKSKSLEAGFRTFGEKYQASIAAYNVKFDNRLLSLNPCSSIEVGTRPECVTRFINVGSVKSYGAELTFIFKPIDGLQWYNALSWNKTTYEDDYLSGGAVVPVAGKITVDTPQRMASSEISWNRDGFFASLRAKYTGKRYYTYTNDQSVPGVTTFDAGAGYDFGPGLGLRNVRVSLNATNLTNKRYAGQLSSFAPTDPKGTRYAIHASAPRQLFMTVAAEF; encoded by the coding sequence ATGCAGACCCGACACCTGACGATCGCCGTGGCGATCGCGCTCTCCGCCGCCGCCAGCGCCCACGCCGCCACCACCGCCGATACCGGCGCCAGCACCGATGCCGCGCTGAGCGCGCAGACGCTGGATACCGTCTCCGTGATCGGCCAGGGCGAGACCCGCCAGGTGCAGCGCATCACCACCGTCGACAAGCAGGTGCTGCCGCCTGGCACCAGTGGCCAGAAGATCCTCGACCGCCTGCCGGGCGTGTCGGTGCAGTCCAATGATGCCTTCGGTGCCAACGAGGAATCGCAGACCATCAGCCTGCGTGGCTTCGACAAGAGCCGCCTCGGCTACACGCTGGACGGCATCCCGCTGGGCGACAACAGCTACGGCAACTACAACGGCCTGAGCATTTCCCGCGCGATCATCGCCGAGAACCTGGCTGGCGCCGAACTGTCGCAGGGCATCGGCTCGCTGGGCGTGGCCTCGACCAGCAACCTGGGTGGCACCATCCAGTATTTCTCGATGGACCCGTCCACCGAATTCGGTGGCCGCGCCAGCGTCACCGTCGGCGACAACAGCCAGCGCCGTGGCTATCTGCGCGTGGACACCGGCGACATCAACGGCTTCTCGGCCTATGTGTCCGGCGTGCACCAGGACCAGGACATGTGGGCCGCGCCGTACCAGAACCAGACCACCCGCCAGTTCAATGCCAAGGCGGTGTGGAATGTCGGCGACCACCGCTTCGGTGCGTTCGTGGCGACCTCGCGCGCCAGCCAGGCCAACTACGCATACCTGTCCAAGGACATGCTGGCCCGCGGCCTGGGCTATGACTGGAACATCTACGCGCCGGACTGGGACCGCGCCGTCGCTGCCGCGTACTGCGCGCCGGGCACCTACAACAAGGCGCGCTGCGCGTTCAGCGGCGGCGTCAACAGCATCGACGATGCGTACTACCAGAGCCGTGCGCTGCGCGACGACAACCTGTACTCGGTCGATGCCGACCTGCGCCTGGGCGAGCAGGGCCGCCTGAAGCTGCTGGCCTACCATCACGACAACCGTGGCCAGGGCCACTGGTGGGCACCGGGCCAGCCGTCCTACCCGGGCACCGACAAGATGCTGCCGATCTCGATCCGCAGCACCAACTACACGATCAACCGCGATGGCCTGACCGCCGCACTGTCGTGGACGGTGGGCATCCACGAGCTGGAAGCCGGCCTGTGGTACGAGCAGAACGACCATAACGTGTCGCGCAACTTCTACTACATCAGCGGCCCGTTCCTGGACGACCTGTACCTGAAGAACCCGGACCGCCTGCTGTTCAACCAGGACTTCGACATCCGCACGCGCCAGTTCTACGTGCAGGACCGCATGCGCTTCCTGGACCAGCGCCTGACCGTGGACGTGGGCATCAAGAGCCCCAACACCCGCATGCGCGCCACCGCGCAGCCCGGTGTGGAAACCAGCATTGCATCAGGCACGCTGACCGCCAAGGAATCGGTGCTGCCGCAGGTGGGCCTGGGCTTCAAGCTCAACGCCAACAATGAGCTGTTTGCCTCCTACGCCGAGAACATCGCCGCCTTCGTCGGCGGTGGCAGCGGCGGCCCGCTGCAGGTGTCGCCGGAATCGTTCGCGGCCAGCGCCGGGCTGGAGCCGGAGAAGTCCAAGAGCCTGGAAGCCGGCTTCCGTACCTTCGGCGAGAAGTACCAGGCGTCGATCGCGGCCTACAACGTCAAGTTCGACAACCGCCTGCTGTCGCTGAACCCGTGCTCGAGCATCGAGGTCGGCACGCGTCCGGAGTGCGTGACGCGCTTCATCAACGTCGGTTCGGTGAAGAGCTACGGCGCAGAACTGACCTTCATCTTCAAGCCGATCGATGGCCTGCAGTGGTACAACGCGCTGTCCTGGAACAAGACCACCTACGAGGACGACTACCTGTCCGGCGGCGCGGTGGTGCCGGTGGCCGGCAAGATCACGGTGGATACGCCGCAGCGCATGGCCTCCAGTGAGATCAGCTGGAACCGCGACGGTTTCTTCGCCAGCCTGCGTGCCAAGTACACCGGCAAGCGCTACTACACCTACACCAACGACCAGTCGGTGCCGGGCGTGACCACCTTCGACGCCGGTGCGGGCTACGATTTCGGCCCGGGCCTGGGCCTGCGCAACGTGCGGGTGTCGTTGAACGCGACCAACCTGACCAACAAGCGCTACGCCGGCCAGCTGAGCTCGTTCGCACCGACCGATCCGAAGGGCACGCGCTATGCGATCCATGCGAGCGCACCGCGGCAGCTGTTCATGACGGTGGCGGCGGAGTTCTAG
- a CDS encoding response regulator: protein MSEYTILIADDHPLLRSAVVQSLRQSLPLAQVREVASADALAEALDAHPDVDLVLLDLTMPGAHGFSALLHVRGSHPDIPVVILSSNDHPRVIRRAQQFGAAGFIPKSAPAETIGEAVQAVLDGGLWFPAMAAERSEADALLASRLAQLTPQQFRVLLCLADGLLNKQIAYTLGLAENTVKVHVTAILKKLECHSRTQAAVLVKALEPEGDAGIGL, encoded by the coding sequence ATGAGCGAATACACCATCCTGATCGCCGATGACCATCCGCTGCTGCGCTCGGCGGTGGTGCAGTCCTTGCGGCAGAGCCTGCCGCTGGCGCAGGTGCGCGAGGTCGCCAGCGCCGATGCGCTGGCCGAAGCCCTCGACGCGCACCCGGATGTGGACCTGGTGCTGCTCGACCTGACGATGCCTGGTGCGCACGGTTTTTCCGCGCTGCTGCACGTGCGTGGCTCGCATCCGGACATCCCGGTGGTGATCCTCTCGTCCAACGACCACCCGCGGGTGATCCGCCGCGCGCAGCAGTTCGGCGCGGCCGGTTTCATCCCGAAGTCGGCCCCGGCCGAGACCATCGGCGAGGCCGTGCAGGCGGTGCTCGATGGTGGCCTGTGGTTCCCGGCGATGGCCGCCGAGCGTTCGGAGGCCGACGCGCTGCTGGCCAGCCGCCTGGCCCAACTGACCCCGCAGCAGTTCCGCGTGCTGCTGTGCCTGGCCGATGGCCTGCTCAACAAGCAGATTGCTTATACGCTGGGGTTGGCCGAGAACACGGTGAAGGTGCATGTCACCGCCATCCTGAAAAAACTCGAGTGCCATAGCCGAACGCAGGCGGCGGTGCTGGTGAAGGCGCTGGAGCCTGAGGGCGACGCGGGCATCGGGTTGTAG
- the phbB gene encoding acetoacetyl-CoA reductase, whose product MTLRIAYVTSGMGSVGTAICQSLARSGHTVVAGCAPNSPRKANWLREQREQGFDFIASEGNATDWASTSAAFAKVRAEVGEVDVLVNNSGGSRDLLFRQMTVEDWNAVIASNLNSLFNLTKQVVDGMATRGWGRIINIGSVSAHKGQIGQVNYATAKAAMHGFSRALAAEVASRGVTVNTLSPGYIASQAISSFPPDVLDRLAASVPVRRLGRPEEVAGLCAWLASDEASYVTGADYPVNGGLYMG is encoded by the coding sequence ATGACGCTTCGAATCGCTTACGTCACCAGCGGCATGGGCAGTGTCGGTACTGCCATCTGCCAGAGCCTGGCCCGCAGCGGCCACACCGTGGTTGCCGGCTGCGCGCCGAACTCGCCGCGCAAGGCCAACTGGCTGCGCGAGCAGCGCGAACAGGGCTTCGACTTCATCGCCTCCGAAGGCAACGCGACCGACTGGGCCTCGACCAGCGCCGCGTTCGCCAAGGTGCGCGCCGAAGTCGGTGAAGTGGATGTACTGGTCAACAACTCCGGCGGCAGCCGCGACCTGCTGTTCCGGCAGATGACGGTGGAGGACTGGAACGCGGTGATCGCCTCCAACCTCAATTCGCTGTTCAACCTGACCAAGCAGGTGGTCGACGGCATGGCCACGCGCGGCTGGGGCCGCATCATCAACATCGGTTCGGTCAGTGCCCACAAGGGCCAGATCGGGCAGGTGAACTACGCCACCGCCAAGGCCGCGATGCATGGCTTCAGCCGTGCGCTGGCGGCGGAAGTGGCCTCGCGCGGGGTCACCGTCAACACGCTGTCGCCGGGCTACATCGCCAGCCAGGCGATCAGCAGCTTCCCGCCGGACGTGCTGGACCGGCTGGCCGCGTCGGTGCCGGTGCGCCGCCTCGGCCGCCCCGAGGAAGTGGCCGGCCTGTGCGCGTGGCTGGCTTCGGACGAAGCCTCGTACGTGACCGGCGCCGACTATCCGGTCAACGGTGGCCTGTACATGGGTTGA
- a CDS encoding OprO/OprP family phosphate-selective porin, which translates to MMALAALSAPAFAAEDDRPVTATLGGRLHLDFATFDNDNRGTPNKDDTEIRRAWLDVSGKFFVVDYKLEADFSGDRVEAKDVYLARSFGKAGKLTVGQFKQYFSLDDRTSSNYGSFLERGNAGTTLAPLYRLGASWQANPGDFTWAASLYSLESIDAWQVKGRAAGGRVTWAPSPSDGDVLHLGLSLAREAYDNPGANGTPGLKIRPRPAGHLSDESRLTLVDFSAGRDTDVNKWSLEYAQVRGPLSWQGEFSGATFDDGAQRGDVMAAYGMLSWFVTGESRAYDRKTGRFARVKDIRHKAGAFEVALRYDQMWGAQHLDGAPDLRRGSTEAWTLGGNWYLRDNLRFMLNVIESRNRDRLAGVTVDRTRAVTGRLQYDF; encoded by the coding sequence ATGATGGCGCTGGCCGCCCTGTCGGCGCCGGCCTTTGCCGCTGAAGACGACCGTCCGGTCACCGCCACCCTCGGTGGCCGCCTGCACCTGGACTTCGCCACCTTCGACAACGACAACCGCGGCACCCCGAACAAGGACGACACCGAGATCCGCCGTGCCTGGCTGGACGTGTCGGGCAAGTTCTTCGTGGTCGACTACAAGCTGGAGGCCGACTTCTCCGGCGACCGCGTCGAGGCCAAGGACGTCTACCTGGCACGCAGCTTCGGCAAGGCCGGCAAGCTGACCGTGGGCCAGTTCAAGCAGTACTTCTCGCTGGATGACCGCACCAGCTCCAACTACGGCAGCTTCCTGGAGCGCGGCAACGCCGGCACCACGCTGGCGCCGCTGTACCGCCTGGGTGCGTCCTGGCAGGCCAACCCGGGTGACTTCACCTGGGCGGCCAGCCTCTACAGCCTGGAGAGCATCGACGCGTGGCAGGTGAAGGGCCGCGCGGCGGGTGGTCGCGTCACCTGGGCGCCCTCGCCCAGCGACGGTGACGTGCTGCACCTGGGCCTGTCGCTGGCCCGCGAGGCCTACGACAACCCCGGCGCCAATGGCACCCCCGGCCTGAAGATCCGACCACGCCCGGCCGGCCACCTGTCCGACGAAAGCCGCCTGACCCTGGTCGACTTCTCCGCCGGCCGCGATACCGACGTCAACAAGTGGTCGCTGGAATACGCGCAGGTGCGCGGCCCGCTGTCGTGGCAGGGCGAGTTCAGTGGCGCCACCTTCGATGACGGCGCCCAGCGCGGCGACGTGATGGCCGCCTACGGCATGCTCAGCTGGTTCGTCACCGGCGAAAGCCGCGCCTATGACCGCAAGACCGGCCGCTTCGCGCGGGTGAAGGACATCCGCCACAAGGCCGGTGCCTTCGAAGTGGCGCTGCGCTACGACCAGATGTGGGGCGCGCAGCACCTTGATGGCGCTCCGGACCTGCGCCGCGGTAGCACCGAAGCGTGGACGCTGGGTGGCAACTGGTACCTGCGCGACAACCTGCGCTTCATGCTCAACGTGATCGAAAGCCGCAACCGCGACCGCCTGGCCGGGGTCACGGTGGACCGCACGCGCGCGGTCACCGGACGCCTGCAGTACGACTTCTAA
- a CDS encoding CitMHS family transporter yields MLSILGFGMVITFMYLIMSKRLSPLVALITIPILFALIGGFGAGLDEMMLEGIKKIAPTGVMLMFAILYFGVMIDAGLFDPLVRIILRFVKGDPMKIVLGTAVLAMLISLDGDGSTTYMITVSAMLPLYQRLGMNALNMTCVTILAGGVMNLTPWGGPTARAATALHVDPADVFVPLIPSMVIACAGVLLLAWYLGLKERRRLGVVTLPKGGSWMDNSVSDDSNPLPTVEDAEDIKRPKLLWVNLALTVALMTALIIGVLPMPVLFMVGFAIALVINYPNLAEQRRRVVNHAGNVLSVVSLIFAAGIFTGILNNTGMVEAMSHSFLAVIPESWGPYLAVITAVASMPFTFFMSNDAFYFGVLPILSEAAGNYGITPVEMARASLAGQPVHLLSPLVPSTYLLVGLAKVEFADHQKFTLKWAIAISMLLMIGSLLFGLYPLAA; encoded by the coding sequence ATGCTGAGCATCCTCGGCTTTGGCATGGTCATTACGTTCATGTACTTGATCATGAGCAAGCGCCTGTCGCCGCTCGTCGCCCTGATCACCATCCCCATCCTGTTCGCGCTGATCGGTGGCTTCGGCGCCGGCCTCGACGAGATGATGCTGGAGGGCATCAAGAAGATCGCGCCGACCGGCGTGATGCTGATGTTCGCCATCCTCTACTTCGGGGTCATGATCGATGCCGGCCTGTTCGATCCGCTGGTGCGGATCATCCTGCGCTTCGTCAAGGGCGATCCGATGAAGATCGTGCTCGGCACCGCCGTGCTGGCGATGCTGATCTCGCTCGATGGTGATGGCTCGACGACCTACATGATCACCGTCTCGGCGATGCTGCCGCTGTACCAGCGGCTGGGCATGAACGCGCTGAACATGACCTGCGTGACCATCCTCGCCGGCGGCGTGATGAACCTGACCCCGTGGGGCGGCCCGACCGCACGCGCGGCCACCGCGCTGCACGTGGACCCGGCCGATGTGTTCGTGCCGCTGATCCCGTCGATGGTGATCGCCTGTGCCGGCGTGCTGCTGCTGGCCTGGTACCTGGGCCTGAAGGAACGCCGTCGCCTCGGCGTGGTGACCCTGCCCAAGGGCGGCAGCTGGATGGACAACAGCGTGTCCGACGACAGCAACCCGCTGCCGACCGTGGAAGACGCCGAAGACATCAAGCGTCCGAAGCTGCTGTGGGTCAACCTGGCCCTGACCGTGGCACTGATGACCGCGCTGATCATCGGCGTGCTGCCGATGCCGGTGCTGTTCATGGTCGGCTTCGCCATCGCGCTGGTGATCAACTACCCGAACCTGGCCGAGCAGCGCCGCCGCGTGGTCAACCACGCCGGCAACGTGCTGTCGGTGGTGTCGCTGATCTTCGCCGCAGGCATCTTCACCGGCATCCTCAACAACACCGGCATGGTCGAAGCGATGTCGCACAGCTTCCTGGCGGTGATTCCGGAATCCTGGGGCCCGTACCTGGCGGTGATCACGGCCGTGGCATCGATGCCGTTCACCTTCTTCATGTCCAACGACGCGTTCTACTTCGGCGTGCTGCCGATCCTGTCAGAGGCCGCCGGCAACTACGGCATCACCCCGGTGGAAATGGCGCGCGCCTCGCTGGCCGGCCAGCCGGTGCACCTGCTCAGCCCGCTGGTGCCGTCCACCTACCTGCTGGTGGGCCTGGCCAAGGTCGAATTCGCCGACCACCAGAAGTTCACCCTGAAGTGGGCCATCGCCATCTCGATGCTGCTGATGATCGGCAGCCTGCTGTTCGGCCTGTATCCCCTCGCCGCCTGA
- a CDS encoding sensor histidine kinase: MADARAATAAPGSLRRTLLLYLGVLLAVFAVALLFAARDYGQRAANRSYDHLLVSSALSIADSVALVDGQWQVDLPYAALDLLAMAPEDRVFYRVADNRGNLITGYGDLPAPPRRPGTQPQLFDAPYSGETVRFVVVGRSFAAASAQGEVQVQVGQTRRAREAVAQDMVNRALLAIGVLSGLLLALVAFGVHRAFRPLVRVERELSRREPSDLKPLDARVPREMDQMVAALNRFMERLSSSNETLRAFMAEAAHQMRTPLAALRAQAQLALDDDDPEDMRRSLQAIERNATHMSRLLNQLLSDASVIHRSHLQRFAAVDLAETVHQALHEALPQAGPAPRVQLAMTAEPVQVHGDALLLREAIKNLVDNALKYGGDGPLQIALTVEGGQAVLTIADHGAGIAAADAERVFERFARGEGAPSGGAGLGLAIVKRVVDSHGGRIDLSNRPQGGLIATIRLPRSSS; encoded by the coding sequence ATGGCTGACGCGCGCGCTGCCACTGCCGCCCCGGGTTCGCTGCGGCGCACGCTGCTGCTCTACCTCGGCGTGCTGCTGGCGGTGTTCGCAGTGGCCCTGCTGTTTGCCGCGCGCGATTATGGCCAGCGCGCCGCCAACCGATCCTACGATCACCTGCTGGTGTCCTCGGCGCTGTCCATTGCCGATTCGGTGGCCCTGGTCGATGGCCAGTGGCAGGTCGATCTGCCGTATGCGGCGCTGGACCTGCTGGCGATGGCGCCGGAAGACCGCGTGTTCTACCGGGTGGCCGACAACCGAGGCAACCTGATCACCGGCTACGGCGACCTGCCGGCACCGCCGCGCCGGCCCGGCACGCAGCCGCAGTTGTTCGACGCCCCCTACAGCGGCGAGACCGTGCGCTTCGTGGTGGTCGGCCGCAGCTTCGCCGCCGCCTCGGCGCAGGGCGAGGTACAGGTCCAGGTTGGCCAGACCCGGCGTGCACGGGAAGCCGTCGCGCAGGACATGGTCAATCGCGCGCTGTTGGCGATCGGTGTGTTGTCCGGGCTGCTGCTGGCGCTGGTGGCGTTCGGCGTGCATCGCGCATTCCGGCCGCTGGTGCGGGTGGAGCGCGAGCTGTCGCGACGGGAACCGTCCGACCTGAAGCCGCTGGATGCCCGCGTGCCGCGTGAGATGGACCAGATGGTGGCCGCGTTGAATCGCTTCATGGAACGCCTGTCCAGCAGCAACGAGACACTGCGCGCGTTCATGGCCGAGGCCGCACACCAGATGCGTACGCCGTTGGCGGCATTGCGTGCACAGGCGCAGTTGGCGCTGGACGACGACGACCCGGAGGACATGCGACGCAGCCTGCAGGCGATCGAGCGTAACGCCACCCACATGAGCCGGCTGCTCAACCAGCTGCTCAGCGATGCCAGCGTGATCCATCGTTCGCACCTGCAGCGCTTTGCGGCGGTGGACCTGGCCGAGACCGTGCACCAGGCCCTGCATGAAGCGCTGCCGCAGGCCGGCCCGGCGCCGCGCGTGCAGCTGGCGATGACCGCCGAACCTGTGCAGGTGCACGGCGATGCACTGCTGCTGCGCGAGGCGATCAAGAATCTGGTCGACAACGCATTGAAGTATGGCGGCGACGGCCCGTTGCAGATCGCCCTGACCGTGGAAGGCGGGCAGGCCGTGCTGACCATCGCCGACCATGGCGCCGGCATCGCGGCCGCCGATGCCGAGCGCGTATTCGAACGTTTCGCGCGTGGCGAAGGCGCGCCATCCGGCGGTGCCGGGCTGGGCCTGGCCATCGTCAAGCGCGTGGTCGACAGCCATGGCGGCCGCATCGACCTCAGCAACCGCCCGCAGGGCGGGCTGATCGCCACCATCCGCCTGCCACGGAGCAGTTCATGA
- a CDS encoding response regulator transcription factor encodes MRLLLVEDNPDLADAIIRRMRRSGHAVDWQADGLAAASVLRYQSFDLVVLDIGLPKLDGLRVLAGMRERGDSTPVLMLTARDGIEDRVQALDVGADDYLGKPFDFREFEARCRVLLRRARGQASEVVQIGGFQFDNAAHRVSLDGEPIELPNREYRLLEILVGRLGQVVGKDEIGNGLFGFDDEAGPNAIELYVGRLRKKLAGAPLRITTVRGVGYLLEASDTHADADG; translated from the coding sequence ATGCGCCTGCTGCTGGTCGAAGACAATCCGGATCTGGCCGATGCGATCATCCGCCGGATGCGCCGCAGCGGGCACGCCGTGGACTGGCAGGCCGATGGACTGGCCGCCGCCAGCGTGCTGCGTTACCAGAGCTTCGACCTGGTGGTGCTGGATATCGGCCTGCCCAAGCTCGATGGCCTGCGCGTGCTGGCTGGCATGCGCGAGCGCGGTGACAGCACGCCAGTGTTGATGTTGACCGCGCGTGATGGCATCGAAGATCGCGTGCAGGCGCTGGATGTGGGGGCCGACGACTATCTGGGCAAGCCGTTCGATTTCCGCGAGTTCGAAGCGCGCTGCCGCGTGCTGCTGCGGCGTGCGCGAGGCCAGGCCAGCGAAGTGGTGCAGATCGGCGGCTTCCAGTTCGACAACGCTGCGCACCGGGTCAGCCTCGACGGCGAACCGATCGAACTGCCCAACCGCGAGTACCGCCTGCTGGAGATCCTGGTCGGCCGTCTCGGCCAGGTGGTCGGCAAGGACGAGATCGGCAACGGCCTGTTCGGCTTCGATGACGAAGCGGGCCCGAATGCCATCGAGTTGTACGTTGGCCGCCTGAGAAAGAAGCTGGCCGGCGCGCCGCTGCGCATCACCACGGTGCGCGGCGTCGGCTACCTGTTGGAAGCCAGCGATACCCATGCCGACGCCGATGGCTGA
- a CDS encoding ABC transporter substrate-binding protein yields the protein MIRLFATAVALLLALPVLAAPGDVRRFPAQGAATEQLRIHGTTDIEVFAVVIADYQRMHPGTEVVYEDIITQDLYARYLHDRVGPASPDLLISSGMDLQTKLVNDGHALPHRSAQTAALPAWAQWRNEAFGISYEPVVMVYNTRAMPSAKVPHTRRQLLDRLRAEGAPLRGKVGTYDIERSSVGYLLATQDAQRGSIAGALLGALGDNDVVREERTGVLLDKVASGELSLVYNVLGSYAQARVDAGAPLAIVEPEDYTLVVLRTAVIPRTGPHPEEARRFLDYLLSPRGQQVLSREARLMPIVTGNARGDDAPGRSRRPIQLGPGLLVYLDALKRRQFLDAWRSSVEPAGR from the coding sequence ATGATCCGCCTGTTCGCCACGGCCGTTGCCCTGCTGCTGGCCCTGCCGGTGCTGGCCGCACCGGGCGATGTGCGCCGTTTCCCTGCGCAGGGAGCCGCCACCGAGCAGCTGCGCATCCACGGCACCACCGACATCGAAGTGTTCGCGGTGGTCATCGCCGACTACCAGCGCATGCACCCGGGCACTGAGGTGGTGTACGAGGACATCATCACCCAGGACCTGTACGCGCGGTACCTGCACGACCGCGTCGGGCCGGCATCGCCGGACCTGCTGATCTCCAGTGGCATGGACCTGCAGACCAAGCTGGTCAACGATGGCCATGCGCTGCCGCACCGTTCGGCGCAGACCGCTGCGTTGCCGGCCTGGGCACAGTGGCGCAACGAGGCGTTCGGCATCAGCTATGAGCCGGTGGTGATGGTCTACAACACCCGTGCGATGCCTTCGGCAAAGGTGCCGCACACGCGCCGCCAGCTGCTCGACCGGCTGCGTGCTGAAGGTGCACCGCTACGCGGAAAGGTGGGCACCTATGACATTGAGCGCAGCAGTGTCGGCTACCTGCTGGCAACCCAGGATGCGCAGCGCGGCAGCATTGCCGGCGCGCTGCTGGGGGCGCTCGGCGACAACGACGTGGTGCGCGAAGAGCGCACCGGCGTGCTGCTGGACAAGGTGGCCAGCGGCGAGTTGTCGCTGGTCTACAACGTGCTCGGCTCCTATGCGCAGGCACGTGTCGATGCCGGCGCGCCACTGGCCATCGTCGAGCCCGAGGACTACACGCTGGTGGTGCTGCGCACCGCGGTGATCCCCCGCACCGGCCCACACCCGGAAGAAGCGCGGCGCTTCCTCGATTACCTGCTGTCGCCGCGTGGCCAGCAGGTGCTGTCGCGTGAGGCGCGGCTGATGCCGATCGTGACCGGCAACGCACGTGGCGACGATGCGCCCGGCCGCAGCCGGCGTCCGATCCAGCTCGGCCCGGGTCTGCTGGTGTACCTGGACGCGCTCAAGCGCCGCCAGTTCCTCGACGCCTGGCGCAGCAGCGTCGAGCCGGCGGGGCGCTGA